TTAGTTAAATTAGATGACTTGAGTGCTACTCAGAGAGAAACGAATAAAGAAAGAAAACTAAGGGAAAATGTTGCAACGTTGAGGAGATTGTTTCCTGGTGTCAAAGGCCTGGTCCATGACCTATGTAAACCAAAAAAGGATAAGTATGCAGTCGCATTGGCTCCGATATTGGGTAAGAATTTTGATGCTGTTATTGTAGACTCGTTTTCCGTCGCCCAGCAATGCATATCGTATCTAAAAAAACAGAGAGCAGGAGTAGTATCTTTTATTCCACTAGATACGATTGATACCCATGCTGCAACTTTACCTGCAGGAAATTTAAAGGGCTGTATCTTGACAATTAATACTCTTGACTATGATCCTGCATTGGAAAAGGCAATGCAATATATCTGCTCTGATACCATCATATGTGACGATATCGCAATCGCAAAGGAATTGAAATGGGTTAGGGGTGTAAAAGCTAAGTTGATCACTTTAGATGGTTCGCTTATTCATAGGGCTGGTCTTATGACTGGTGGTATTAGTAAAAATAGTACTAATCGCTGGGACAAAGAAGAATACCAAAGTCTACTACTGCTGAAGGAGAAAGTTACTGGGGAGATTTCAGAATTGGTTTCTCAGTTGCGCCAAGAATCAATGACTTCTAGGGACCTAGAAAACGAAGTATCCATGTTGAGCACCGAAATATCCACGTTGAGAACTCACTTTAATCAACTAAACCGTTCTCTATCAGAGAAAATTACAGAAATTAATTACCATGAAAACATGATTAACGATGAATATTCTCCGAAGGTGGCCAGCTTAGATGCAAAACTCAAAGCAGTTGACGAAGAACTGTCACTTGTTAATGGCGAAAAAGCGAAACTACAAGAAACAATATATAAAGAATTTTCTGCAAGACTAGGATTCACCATTAAGGATTATGAACAGCATACTGGAGAAACGGTAAGGGAGCATTCTAAGGAACTTCAACATTTACAAAAACAACTGGCAACGATCCAAAATAAACTAGACTTTGAAAAGGATAGACTGGAAAGCACAAAGCTTAAACATGGCAAAGCGTTAAACAACTTAGCAAAGGTGAAGCAAGAGCTAGAAGAATTGGAGAAGCAAAAATCTGATATAAAGACGGAGATTGAGAGAGTTGAACTTCAACTTTCTGAAGAAAGAAATGAAGTTGAAGAGTTACAAGTTAAGCTGAAGAAAAAATCCGCAAATATCAAGCTATTGGATGAATCAATAAATGAATTTAATGATAGTATACAGGTTTGCAAGAAGGATATGGACGCGTTGAAAGAGGATATCGAGAAGATTGGTATTGAAAAAGTAAACCTCTTAAAAAACTGTAAAATGAGTAATGTTGAACTCCCTTTGGACAATTCAGTATTAGATGAATTACCGATCGAGAGAATAGATACTCAAACTATCGAGCTTGCGAATAGCATTGCGATCGATTATTCTCTTCTTCCTGCTAAGTACAAGGAGAGTAACAACAATGTAACTCGTGTAGAATTTGAAAAGAGCATTAAAGAAGTGGAGGAAAATTTACGGGCACTGCAACCAAATTCTAAGGCTTTAGAAAGATTTGATGAAGCAAAGCATCAGTTTAATTCAGTAGCATTTGAAAGTGAAAAATTAAAGGACATAGAAAGAAGGTCaaaggagaagtatttcTCCATTAAGGATAAACGAGTAGCCGCCTTCATGGCATGTTACAATCATGTTACAGATCACATAGATAAAATTTACAGAGAATTAACAAGGAATCCTGGATCAAGTGCGGAATTGGCCGGAGGGAGTGCATCTTTAACCCTAGAAGATGAGGATGAGCCTTTCCTTGGTGGAGTTAGGTATCATGCTACTCCTCCAATGAAGCGATTTAAAGATATGGACTATTTATCTGGTGGAGAGAAAACAATGGCTGCGCTAGCATTATTATTTGCCATTAACTCTTACCAGCCTAGTCCTTTCTTTATTTTAGATGAAGTAGACGCAGCATTAGACGTCACTAATGTAGAGAGAATCGCAGCTTATATCAAACGGCATGCTAGTCCTACAATTCAATTTATTGTCATATCTCTGAAAAGCAACTTGTTTTCTAAATCCCAGTCTGTAGCGGGTGTTTTCAGAAATCAACGTGCTAACTCCTCAATGGTCGTTACAACAGACTTAACACAATATTCCGACGATGCGTAAGCATTTGTTTCTAACGTACAGTATTTAAAAGGTTAATATAAATGACTATAGCTATTAACGAAGATCCTCATAAAGGAAATACCCTGAAGGGGACGTAATACCATCACGTGGGCTTCGGAAACCATATTAGCATTTGTCCCTTTCAATACTTAGTACGATCATATTGGTCGCTTAGATAATTTAAAGGGAGAATTAAGGATGCTACCCGATCGGATGGTAAGAACATTTAAATATTAACCCATGCCAAGTTCTCAGAGGTATTAATGTGTATAATACTAAAGTCAGTAAGTATTCCAAAAGTTGAGTTTTGTTCAATAGGTATCGTTACTTACTTCAGATTACAAACTAGACCGTGATAAAGTTACCCTGCCCCGGATAATATAAAGGCAACTAAGTTCGATTAGGAAAAAGTTAAAACCGAATTAGTTAGATTTATCAACTATGCTTGAAACAGAGTTGCAAGCGCCAATTCCGCTTAAGCATAAGAAGATATCAGAACTTCGTGATCCAGCAATGAAACTGACTAGGTCTAGTTCTAGTTCAGGTGATCTAGTTGCAAAGAGAGCAAAATTGCTTAATGTTGATAGACTTGCTGGACACCAAATCCAAAGACCGCGTTCAACGACCCCAATGCCTCATGAACCAGTAAATACTGTAAGTGCTGAAACATTAGTTGAAGAGCGCGTAAAAAGGTATAACTTGGATTACGCTACTGATAAGGAGGAACATGAGAAGAATATTTATGATCCCAAATCATGTTTCTATAGTAGACAGGTCAAGCCAAAATTTTCGTATGAGGAAAACTTACCATACGCTACTGAGAACCATAAGGAACAGGCTAAATATTTGTGTCACATATTGGTGAATTTGTATATTGCTATCAATTCTTTGGATATTCAAGGGTTGATTTCAATTACAAGTAAGGACTTGGCTGATTTTAAATCTGAACTGGATGTTTTGGCACTGAACACTGACCTTTTCAGGTTGActaataatgaagatggTCTTGAGTTAAACGACATTACAAATTACGATGAGGATGAAgacgatgacgatgatgGTAGTCAAGACTATTatgacgaagaagaagaagattcCAGTTATGATTTTGGATCATCAGGTAAAATTACAGCGAAATCGTCTACGGTGGTCAACGTCAACCATTGGACGAACGAATTGAAGAACTGTTTGCACTTTGATTTCCCGTTATCAATACGTAAGTCATTGGCTATTGTGTATTATCATCTATCTCTAGTGCAAGGCCAGAAGATCTACCGACAAATGCATGTTAATATGTTTGAAAGTTTAGTCAGTCAAGATGATAACGGTACAAATTTTAGTGATTTGTTATATCTTCATGGATTAAGGTTGGATTATAAACCGATGTTAGCATTTCTGTCTGAGTTTTTACCATGCCCCGAGGCAGATTATGTCAGATACGATATATCTTCAAAGGCTGACTTACAATTGTTCCGTTTACTGTTAAAGCTAGCCCATCAATCTAAAATGTTTTATGATGAAAACGACGAAAAACTGTTGCATAACACTATGGATAGATTCATAGCAAGTTTTAGCCCTCATACTTTACCTTGTGTTTTGCCCATAATTACTTCTTTCGTTCCATACCACTACTCAAAGGATCGAAATATTCTTGACTATTTCCCGTTTTTGTTTAATGTCTGGTCCTCTGTTTCTGCATCTGTGGTATTTGATATTCATCTCTACGACTTGACGGGATGTGTTGCAAATGATGCTTACTTGAGATTGATAAAGGAACAAAATCCTCGGTTACAAACTATATCTGGTATTGGCTTCGGACCGCATGGCATATTCACTGAGAATCAAATCGATTTTATTATGAACAGGATACAGAATCATTTAAAGGACGATTTCCAAATACATTCATATTCAAAGACAGTTAGACCATTAATTTATTCTATGAATGGTTCTTGTAACAGTGGTTTCTTCTCTAAATTGACATCATTAATAAAAAGTATAATGACCTTTGTCCATCCTTCCAATAACGGTCAATGGACTAAAGTTATTGCCAAATTCATTCACGCACTTTTCAAAATGTACCATGAGAGATGGGTTTCTGAACAGAAACTAGTTCATGGGTATCGTAAGGAACTTTGGTTAAGTCCAGAATGTCATGCAAGTATGGTTGACCTTTTTTCAGATGTGTTATTCTTGGGTTCCCAAAATAAAGATACAGACACAGCTAATTATTATATTTCAAGTTTTGCATATATTTTGGACATAAAGCCAAATAACGCCTACAAGATATTTGACAAGGTACTGGTTGATCTGTATGATTCCTTAACTGATCAATTTATCAATTCGGTGCATCGGGTAATTAGTTCCCTAAAACAGTTTACCAGAATTGTGCGGTATATGGTTATTGATCCATTGTACAGGATCCATATTACGAACATTTTTTCAATGATTGTGACCAAGCTTGGAACTAACGATCTAACATTAACAAGTAATGCAATCAATTCTATTGTATCACTTTGCGCATATATCCCACTAGACAATTTTGTGACAGACAGCGAATATCTAACCTTCGCTTCTCATACTGTTCCATTTATTCAAGAGCATGTGTTCTTTCTTAAGGATGGAGGAAAATCTTGTGAATTTAATCCAGAAGAGGAGACCTTAAAACAGGTATTTGTTGCATCTACTACTGAATTCGAAAATATTTTGAAGGTTTATGTTGAAAAATTATTTGAACTGGTTGATGCTGATCTGGAGGATAGACTACTCACTAAAATTAACCAAACGACCATGATTATGATGGAATCAATGTCTGACAAAATGTTTAAGTACTTTATTAAATTACTACTGAAGGAATTTTGGGATACTGATGCTTTTAAAAGTAGTAATCCAAATTATGATTTGGTTACTATACCAATGGGTGCTGCGGTAAGAAGGGATAATGGATTAAGTAAGCAATTGTTCACTGAGTTGGTTTATAATTTGAAGGAGCAGTTGGATAGAGGTGCTGGATCCATAAGAAGTTCCTCTGAAATTCAGAGCAGAGATGTTAAACTAGTTGCTTATTTGACCGCATTAAATGACGTCATAAGGCAATCACATGAAGCTCTATTGACTTTTAAAGATGAACTTCTAGATTTGCTGAAGTTTGTCCACAGCAGTATAAACAATCCTCCATTAGACGTTATCACTTCTGTGGTTCTACATTACGCTTTAAGTAGTTTGACGACCATTGAAATTACTGAGTATCGATTGTTTCCAGATGGCTCAAATTTATCTATGGCTGAAAGGTGGGGTGGCTTGCAATTTGATGATCGAAAATATGATACCGAAAATTGCAAATTTAAATGGCATGTTCCAACAAGCGAAGAAGTTGACTTTGCaatttatttattagaaACCCTAACTACAGAGAATATGAAAAAGGTTGAGGAAATGATGCGAAAACCAGTGAAGGATGCTGCGTATGTTGACCAATTGAAAAAATGCATATTAATTATATCTCATGCATTATCTGGCATTAGTCTGTTGTTTGATCCTGACTTTAACAGCAACAAAGAGAAAGGTGACTCTCAATTAACAGATCCAATTAAAAGAAAATTTTACCTCTTGAAGCAGCTACGTGATAAAAACTGTGATAACAATGAATTAATGCTTGATATTGAACAGATTCGAGATGACAGCATAGATGACGATATGCCACAGTCAGGAACAGATAAATCAGATGAATTCAGTAATGAAATAGACATACGCGAAACAAATCCAGCCGTTCATGAACTTGACATGCCAGATGATGCAGATATGTCGGAGGTTCCCTCGGGTGTCGCTACTCCTGCTCCAGGAGCCCATTTTGATGGCTCAACATCTGCAATGAATTGCTCCATTGCGTTCAGGGACCTTGAAATATTTACTTGCAGTTATTTTTTTGGAAATACAAATGAGGAAAAGTTTGGTGATGATAGGTATATTAAAGTTCACTTGATTAGATCAAACATTGGGCGTTTCCTACACACTTTATTCAAATTTTTAAGAGATAATTTCTCTCACAATCAGGGTGTGTTCCAAATTTTGTTATATGGAATGAAAGTCTGGTTTACCGACGTTGGTCAAGAAACTATATTTAAGAGTGATCCAACTTCATTTTTGGACTTGGAATTCTTGGAAAACCTGCAAACCTTGTCTCATTATGTTTCAGAGCCATTTACTAGAACCTATTTAGCTGCTGACCTCAATGCTCACCATGATGCAAGAGTAATGCTAAGATCTACCAATAGGGTTCCATCTAAACTTGAGGTCGTGTTGATGAAAGACATAATTGATCTGGCTATATCTGTTTACCCTGATATCCATAATCCAGCTCAAGGTACTATGGTCCATGCCATGAAGCAGCTAATTGGTTCTTATTCTCTCACCATAAATAAGATCATCAAAGAATTTAAAAGTGCTCTGGAGAAAGAAGATTATAGGAAGATAGAAGTTTTAATAGCTGTTCTTTCCATTAAGAAGATTCATAGAAAGCTTATCTCCGATTACAAGAACCTGTCAGAAATTATATTCTTGCTCCTTTCTGCCTCTAAAATTAATCACCTAGAAATTGCTGTGATTGCCGATAGATTGTTAGACTCACTTGTTAATGCCTTAAAGATTCCATCCAGTGTTTGTATAATTGACATTCAGAAAATGGAGGTCCTGAATCCAAATGATCCAACTGTTGATGTTCAGGTTGACGCGGTCAAGAAAGCCAAGAAGGCTAAGAGAGACCACTTTTATGCCCTTATTACAAACCTCCAAGATAGGttaattgaatatttaaaGGACAATGCGGAGTCTGGTTGGAGGATTTCGTACTTTATCATAAAATTTGTTACCAAAGTTCAATCAAGCTTAGAATTCAAACCCGATGCTCGTGTCTTGTCAGCAATATTTAACTTGACCAAGACAAAACATCCTGTTATTGTTCATCTAGCAATTAGCAGTTTTGTTAGTATTTGCAATAAAATTCAATTAATGGGAGATTACGAGTATGATATTAAAAAGGCATACACTCCTAGCTTTACGAGGAGGTATGTTGAAGTTCAAGACACCTCAGAAAAAGGGTTTCCAGATAGATTTAAAGAAGAGATGTCAAATTTTGAGAGTCCAAATTATTTCATTGATTCAATCGGATATATTGGATGGATGAGTTGGGGTCCGCCATTGAAAGTGGTAAAAAATGTGGATCAGATAGATATGCACTTGAAGCCTGAAGATTTTGAGATATTAAAGATATTCGGAAATATGATAACAGTTGATTGGTTGAAAGAGTTGGCAACGATTTTCATTCAAGATAATGAAACCCGCGGTATGTTTAGCAATACAAACGTCTCTTTCTTTGCATTGATATTTCATTTGATAGCAAATGATATTAGTGCAGTTACCTACGATGATATGTTATCGTTGTGTCGAAACTTTTACAACAAAAACGATAAGACGTCTATGATTATGTCCATTGAGATCTTTGCTGCAATATTGACCTCTAAGAAAGTAACTGCGGAACGGGATCTCTTAAAATGGAACGAGTTTCTAACTGAGTTCTTGCAGTACTGTTTAGACAGGGATTTGAATCAAGACTCTACATATATATGGAACATGCTATGTTGGTGGATACCAACGTATATGGACGTTAGAAGGGTGAAGCCGTTGTTTTCAAAGCTAACAAAAGACAGTACTGGGTTAGATAAAGAATTGGATACAGCTTCAGATCAAGTTTTCAGGCTTTCACTCTTGAGAAATATGTTAGCTATAGTTGAATATCGGTCACCTTACTTGGAGCCAATCTTCTCTGAGCTAATTCTGGATCATCCTTATCACCAGGTTAGAGAAGAAATTGCTAAATTAATGTGTTGTCTAATTCAGACAAGAATTAGTCCTTCGGCTTCTAATGTTGAAGAGTTACTAGAGAGGAGTTCAAAAggtaatttgaagaaaatgCCTGCAGCTTTCCATGATCATATATGTGGTGTATTTAAAACAATTGAAACAGAAAGGATTGCTGTTAAGGATCTGACTTCCAATGGAATCCTTAAGACAAAATATTTCTATATGGCCTCCACAATGCTGTATTTTATTGCCCATATGATGAAGAGTCCTAACCAGACGATATTGGTGCCATATGTCACCGACTATATCGCACCATTTTTGTTAAATTTGCAGAAATTAAGAGAAATGTGCAAGTTAGCAGGCATTTCTCCCGGTTCCTACTATACAGTCCTAGCATACATGCCTTTGTCTAAGGACCAGATTCCTGAATTTGTAAGTCTGCTGGGCATGGCGGACCTCTCCAGTTCTAACGAGATCCGTACTCAATTGCTATTCGCCGAAAACCTTTATTCCCGCCATATGCTTCAGATGACTCAATGTGATAGAGAAAGGATCTTGAAATTTGTGGTGGATAGCATGTACAATGAAAATTTTATTGAGGTCAGGAATAGGGCTTCAGAGGTTCTGTCCGGTATTGTCCATAATTTAAACGAAGAATCAAAACTGCCTGACCTAATTGATACTTTCAACATTCATCTAAAGAAGAATGCTTCAAATAAGAATAAAAATTCTGATTCCACGATTCATGGCTCAATTATTGGCCTGGGAGCAATTATTTCCGCTTTCCCATATGAGTTTCCATTGCCAAAATGGATCCCAGGGCAGCTAAGCAATCTCGCCACATGGGCAAGAACGAGCGGTATTTCAGGGTCAGCTGCGAAGGACATTATTAGTACATTCAAGAAGGTTAGAGCTGACACTTGGTACTTTGACCGCGATAGTTTTACGCCTGATCAGCTTGAAGATTTGGAGGGTGTATTATGGAGGAGCTACTACGCCTAAACTTCTTAATACCATCTTATATAGAAGTTACGTTGGAGATGATACCACACATAAACCCACGTTTCATTTTATGTAGAAACTACATTGTAACATAACCGTATCAGTGGTCAAGTTATATGGAAAGATATTTCTTCTATAGCTATTAGTCGGCCGAGATATTTTATAGATttaaaaacttaaaaaAGAAATACAGTCAGCGCATTTCGCTAACTAAAAAAATTGACCATCTGCAACGGGTTGTTTGGTAATTAGGCGACTTCATTCTACCCCCACACCATCTTTATAGTCTTAAAAGTTTTTCATCTGGAGAAAGGTTACATTTATTAACCTGTTATAATTTTCCATTAGTATTTTAACCAGCAATCTCTTGGGTCTTTGGTGGTGATTTTTCAAGTTGAAAGCATTACGACATTTCAGAACACTTAACAAGGAGCGCCACAACGCAAGTTCTACTGCTACTACAATGTCCGGGCTAAGAACAATTTCTGCAAGTGGTGGCATGAAGAACTTTGATTCTATTATGAAGATTCTACTTGTTGGAGATTCCGGTGTTGGTAAATCATGCTTGTTAGTGCGTTTTGTGGAAGACAAGTTTAGTCCTACTTTTATTACGACTATTGGCATTGActttaaaattaaaacaGTAGAAATCAATGGTAAGAAGATCAAACTTCAATTGTGGGATACTGCAGGCCAGGAGCGTTTCAGAACAATCACGACAGCATATTACCGTGGTGCAATGGGTATAATTCTGGTTTATGATGTTACTGACGAAGTATCTTTTGAAAATACAAGACAGTGGTTTTCTACCTTAAGCTATGCAAATGAGGAAGCGATAATTTTGTTAGTTGGTAACAAGAAGGATATGGACAAGAGAACTGTCACTTACGAGCAAGGACAAGAATTGGCAAAGGAACTTGGAGTACCATTTATCGAAGCTAGTGCAAAAGAAGATGAGAATGTTAGTGATATCTTCTTCACATTAGCTAAGCTAATCCAAGAAAGTATCGACAATAACAAAATGGCAAGTTATTCAGGTAAAGAGGGGCAGATTAATGTCTCATCTGGAAGCAATTTTAGCACATCGGATTGTTGTTGAGGTGCTGTTACCATAGTGATGTTCTAAGTATGTCCTTCAACTCTAATCGTCCTTTCCAAACTGTTCAACTTACTATTATGCGGTTTGAAATCGCCTATCCACATTAGCAATGAAAGTAAGATTTGAATGTGCCCCTATATATTGTTTGTTCCACATCTAGTTGCTAAAAAAGTTGACCTTATTCACAATACCTTTAAATATTGATATCAAACATGCTTGGAAAATTCAGGTTATGTAGTAATTCTAAGCCATTTAGTACAAAATTGTAACTCTGTCATTTACATCTTGGTGTGCAATACACTTCATTATCAACGCTACATATGACCAGATGATACGGTCACGTGAATGTTTTTTATATGCCGATGTTGAGCTTTTGTAATGTCTTGCCCATAGAATATGTATGATGACATGACGAAGCGCTGGATTTGAAGCTGCAGTGACCCCAGAATAATCTTGAAATTAAAGATAAGTTGTTTGTAGCTCAAGCAATGTTAATAGCATATTTCTATGTTAATTAATGCCTAGTACATTAACATGTGAAATAACTAGCCCTAGATTCTCTAGTTTCGCTAATACAACATAAATTATTAGATACTTTGATTACTATCCGACTTAACTAAATATTCATCTTACTAAGAATCTCAACATTAAATTAAATAAGAATCTAAGATTTTAACGATATGTCTAAATTTTGGAAGTTGTAATACAAGTAGTCAAGAATTTAGATATTTGTAGAAAGACTTCATTgtttatattttatataGCACCCTCGTCTACTAAACATCTCATTGAAGTTACGACTGGAGTTTAGGAAGGAATTAACTGTTACTACAACAGTATTTGAAGACGGCCTTTATTAGGTAATGAGCTTAAGTTTTTATAAAGGGTTGTCCGGGTAACACTGTTGTTAGAGCAAGATGAGTTCTTCTGTCTCTAGAAGACCAATAATAAACAGTAATGGCATACGCAGAGGACTCGATTGTACTGGAATATTTGACGCTAGTTTAAAGTCGAAATGGTTGTAGATGTTAGTAATTTTGAACCTAATAAGCGTTCTTTAAGCCCTATTAGAAATAACAGCGAAGGCTGTCGATGTTTGCACAACCAAAAAAGCGCTACGAATGATAACGAACATCTAGATCGTGAAGAAGGATTAAGTTCTGGAGCCTCTTCCTACCGTAAGGTAAAATCTAGTGATGAAAATATGTTGAATATGCTTTCAAAAGTATTTCAAAGTACAAAGAAAAGTATCTGGTCGGCGGTGTTCTCTAACTATGACCGACCTGTTAGTCATGACTTTAAACCTAAGGAACCTTCTAGCAGTGTACCGGGAACATATGATACGATGAGGTCCGATTTAGTCGGTCGCTTGGAAGACAATGTTGGTTTATATGTCAAAAAACGTCAATCCTCAGAATATGTAATGATTCCAAACAAAAAACGCAAACCTAGTGATGATAGAGAACCTCTCTTTGAAACCATCGGGTCTAAATTTCATGAAAAGAAAGAACCAGAGCTTGAGGATAAGCTAAAAAACGCCATAACCCCTGAGCTAGATAATCCGGCGGCAGACCCTTTTAAGTGGGATAGAGGCAAATCTGAATATCCATTGCATACCGGACCTGTACAATATGGTACAGCTTTTTAtcgaagaagaagcaaGATAGACTCTAGTTCGAGATTATCTATTGCCCGTCAAACTTCCTCAAACGATTCAGTTCCGGCAATCTCATTTCTAAAGATGGTTTACAACGGTGAGTTGAGGACTAACGAAGCTATAGAAAATGAACGGCGTGCACAATTACAGTTACTGGAGTCCAGTACTAGAGAAAGTAAAAGTCTTAAGAAATCCATTATAAACTTGACAGAGAAGATTAAGGAAATTCTGATTGATAGGCAGCCATCCGTAATATTAGATAATGATGTCAAAATCATTAGCGAAAGAAAAGTCGATCCACTTACATTAAAACGTAAGGAATTCTACAATCAAAAATT
This window of the Eremothecium sinecaudum strain ATCC 58844 chromosome VII, complete sequence genome carries:
- the SMC1 gene encoding cohesin subunit SMC1 (Syntenic homolog of Ashbya gossypii AGL023W; Syntenic homolog of Saccharomyces cerevisiae YFL008W (SMC1)) — encoded protein: MGQLIGLELHNFKSYKGTHNVGFGNKHFISIVGPNGSGKSNMMDAISFVLGIRSSHLRSNALVDLIYRGRMDEKTAEEDSNPDSAYVKAFYRKTINEEEANEEEDIVEFMRTIHNTGDSTYNINGNVVSFKEYNRILEGESILVKARNFLVFQGDVEQIASQSSLELTKLFEQVSGSIQYQREYERLKEEYKAATADYNEALKSKRKMQTDLKSFKEGVQKEEQYKNLLAERSKLNVQYVLWQLYHLQEKRNELTSSLKSSRSQLSSLKSKLANEESILNKTRSLLAKEELAITRRKELIFQRQHQLTNLNAKLLPVNSAKQGVQKRISNLENRIASLQRDIDRQESYVAQFQNQLKVVNKANAAVEKEIKSSASGKFNMSEADLHEYESLKESYLCSGGFDLEGKLTLLHNKKEELVEELRLVKKKVEISKARISKELKVDHERLEFEVAETSKTLNDKNALHSKKSKEWKKVQTTIESANNKEYELNFKLKEILVKLDDLSATQRETNKERKLRENVATLRRLFPGVKGLVHDLCKPKKDKYAVALAPILGKNFDAVIVDSFSVAQQCISYLKKQRAGVVSFIPLDTIDTHAATLPAGNLKGCILTINTLDYDPALEKAMQYICSDTIICDDIAIAKELKWVRGVKAKLITLDGSLIHRAGLMTGGISKNSTNRWDKEEYQSLLLLKEKVTGEISELVSQLRQESMTSRDLENEVSMLSTEISTLRTHFNQLNRSLSEKITEINYHENMINDEYSPKVASLDAKLKAVDEELSLVNGEKAKLQETIYKEFSARLGFTIKDYEQHTGETVREHSKELQHLQKQLATIQNKLDFEKDRLESTKLKHGKALNNLAKVKQELEELEKQKSDIKTEIERVELQLSEERNEVEELQVKLKKKSANIKLLDESINEFNDSIQVCKKDMDALKEDIEKIGIEKVNLLKNCKMSNVELPLDNSVLDELPIERIDTQTIELANSIAIDYSLLPAKYKESNNNVTRVEFEKSIKEVEENLRALQPNSKALERFDEAKHQFNSVAFESEKLKDIERRSKEKYFSIKDKRVAAFMACYNHVTDHIDKIYRELTRNPGSSAELAGGSASLTLEDEDEPFLGGVRYHATPPMKRFKDMDYLSGGEKTMAALALLFAINSYQPSPFFILDEVDAALDVTNVERIAAYIKRHASPTIQFIVISLKSNLFSKSQSVAGVFRNQRANSSMVVTTDLTQYSDDA
- the BLM10 gene encoding proteasome activator BLM10 (Syntenic homolog of Ashbya gossypii AGL022W; Syntenic homolog of Saccharomyces cerevisiae YFL007W (BLM10)), which produces MLETELQAPIPLKHKKISELRDPAMKLTRSSSSSGDLVAKRAKLLNVDRLAGHQIQRPRSTTPMPHEPVNTVSAETLVEERVKRYNLDYATDKEEHEKNIYDPKSCFYSRQVKPKFSYEENLPYATENHKEQAKYLCHILVNLYIAINSLDIQGLISITSKDLADFKSELDVLALNTDLFRLTNNEDGLELNDITNYDEDEDDDDDGSQDYYDEEEEDSSYDFGSSGKITAKSSTVVNVNHWTNELKNCLHFDFPLSIRKSLAIVYYHLSLVQGQKIYRQMHVNMFESLVSQDDNGTNFSDLLYLHGLRLDYKPMLAFLSEFLPCPEADYVRYDISSKADLQLFRLLLKLAHQSKMFYDENDEKLLHNTMDRFIASFSPHTLPCVLPIITSFVPYHYSKDRNILDYFPFLFNVWSSVSASVVFDIHLYDLTGCVANDAYLRLIKEQNPRLQTISGIGFGPHGIFTENQIDFIMNRIQNHLKDDFQIHSYSKTVRPLIYSMNGSCNSGFFSKLTSLIKSIMTFVHPSNNGQWTKVIAKFIHALFKMYHERWVSEQKLVHGYRKELWLSPECHASMVDLFSDVLFLGSQNKDTDTANYYISSFAYILDIKPNNAYKIFDKVLVDLYDSLTDQFINSVHRVISSLKQFTRIVRYMVIDPLYRIHITNIFSMIVTKLGTNDLTLTSNAINSIVSLCAYIPLDNFVTDSEYLTFASHTVPFIQEHVFFLKDGGKSCEFNPEEETLKQVFVASTTEFENILKVYVEKLFELVDADLEDRLLTKINQTTMIMMESMSDKMFKYFIKLLLKEFWDTDAFKSSNPNYDLVTIPMGAAVRRDNGLSKQLFTELVYNLKEQLDRGAGSIRSSSEIQSRDVKLVAYLTALNDVIRQSHEALLTFKDELLDLLKFVHSSINNPPLDVITSVVLHYALSSLTTIEITEYRLFPDGSNLSMAERWGGLQFDDRKYDTENCKFKWHVPTSEEVDFAIYLLETLTTENMKKVEEMMRKPVKDAAYVDQLKKCILIISHALSGISLLFDPDFNSNKEKGDSQLTDPIKRKFYLLKQLRDKNCDNNELMLDIEQIRDDSIDDDMPQSGTDKSDEFSNEIDIRETNPAVHELDMPDDADMSEVPSGVATPAPGAHFDGSTSAMNCSIAFRDLEIFTCSYFFGNTNEEKFGDDRYIKVHLIRSNIGRFLHTLFKFLRDNFSHNQGVFQILLYGMKVWFTDVGQETIFKSDPTSFLDLEFLENLQTLSHYVSEPFTRTYLAADLNAHHDARVMLRSTNRVPSKLEVVLMKDIIDLAISVYPDIHNPAQGTMVHAMKQLIGSYSLTINKIIKEFKSALEKEDYRKIEVLIAVLSIKKIHRKLISDYKNLSEIIFLLLSASKINHLEIAVIADRLLDSLVNALKIPSSVCIIDIQKMEVLNPNDPTVDVQVDAVKKAKKAKRDHFYALITNLQDRLIEYLKDNAESGWRISYFIIKFVTKVQSSLEFKPDARVLSAIFNLTKTKHPVIVHLAISSFVSICNKIQLMGDYEYDIKKAYTPSFTRRYVEVQDTSEKGFPDRFKEEMSNFESPNYFIDSIGYIGWMSWGPPLKVVKNVDQIDMHLKPEDFEILKIFGNMITVDWLKELATIFIQDNETRGMFSNTNVSFFALIFHLIANDISAVTYDDMLSLCRNFYNKNDKTSMIMSIEIFAAILTSKKVTAERDLLKWNEFLTEFLQYCLDRDLNQDSTYIWNMLCWWIPTYMDVRRVKPLFSKLTKDSTGLDKELDTASDQVFRLSLLRNMLAIVEYRSPYLEPIFSELILDHPYHQVREEIAKLMCCLIQTRISPSASNVEELLERSSKGNLKKMPAAFHDHICGVFKTIETERIAVKDLTSNGILKTKYFYMASTMLYFIAHMMKSPNQTILVPYVTDYIAPFLLNLQKLREMCKLAGISPGSYYTVLAYMPLSKDQIPEFVSLLGMADLSSSNEIRTQLLFAENLYSRHMLQMTQCDRERILKFVVDSMYNENFIEVRNRASEVLSGIVHNLNEESKLPDLIDTFNIHLKKNASNKNKNSDSTIHGSIIGLGAIISAFPYEFPLPKWIPGQLSNLATWARTSGISGSAAKDIISTFKKVRADTWYFDRDSFTPDQLEDLEGVLWRSYYA